TCCTGCCCCTGCTGTGGGCGCTGGGTATGTTGTCACCACTGGACGCCCTCCTCCTTTGGGGCATGGAACAGGCTCTGGTGTTCGGTTTGGGCGGCTCTCCCATGTCCAGTAACCTTAGGTATATTTTCCTTGCTACATCAGTTGTTTTTGTCAACATTTACTTTGTCAACATGTAGGTACATCTGATTATACTTGCCACTGATTAGGTTCCCTGAGATCTTTATCATATGCCTGTTTCCTTGGCATGGTTGACCTTGAGCAGCTcttctctgactctctgtgtgctctctgtcCTTCCTACAGATTGCTGGGGATGTTCGCCATGTCTGTATGTGTTACTGTTTGTACCTTCTTCATCCCGTCCACCTTGGGTGTAGTCCTCTTCTCGATGGCCATGGGGTTTCTGCTTAGTTTGGATCTCAGCCAGTTTGGGACTTATTGTGGAGGAGGGTCCAGGGGAGCCTGTGGTGATAGTGGATGGCATAGGGGGGCATCGCCTGCCCCTCCCAGCTTGTTTGGCTGGCGGCTGGGCTGCAGTGAGCTGCTGCTCTACCTGGGGCTGCTGCTGGGGGCCATGACTGAGGCAGGACTCTTACATCACTTCCTCAGTCCCTCCCAGACCCAGAACTTGGCCAGGGTTTCTCAAGATGCTGTCAGCTACCTCCTCATCGCCCTTTTCATCATCTGCTGGGCTCTCCGAGAGATCCAGGGAGCCTATGTTTTTGGAGGAGTGTTCCTCAACCCCCTGTACCCAAGAGGAATGGCCAATGTCCGGGTGTTCAAGCAGCGGAGCAGGGGTCTCCACATGGCTGGGGCTATCAGGAGGGTGCTGCTCAATCTGGGTGAGCTTATATTTTTAATTTAGAGCTTGCCCTGTCATTACTGTAAAACTATATACATGCATCTTATTACTTTGTTTTACTTTGCAGTGTCTCCCTTTGCAATGGTTGCTTTCCTGGCTCTGGATGGCTCTATTCAGCAGCTCCACACAGCCTCTCTCAGCGTGGGATTCACCCGGGCCTTCAGAGTGGTACACATGGATTCTCTTATGTAGAACCTAAGCATGTTTATCAATGAGAGATTTGCTTTCCAGTGACCTCATCATGACCATTTAATCCTCAGACTGTTATTAATATGATTTAGGTCATGATGATTGAGTCGTGGGTCTCTGTGCTGTGCAGGTGTGGCAGAGCTCTGAAGATGCCCTGCTccagatggtggtggtggtgtcagtgAGGCTGGCTGCAGGGGACACCAGACTGCCTGGGTGGGACAGCCTGGGCACAGGGGTCCAGCTCCTTCTAGTAATAACACATTCCATGACTTCTGGTATAGAGTTAGTTAGGCATGACATTTAGTAAGGTCACAGGTTAAACATTGTCATGCTTAAGTCATTGATTCATTGTCTACTTGTTGTTGTTTTCCCCAGAATGTTTTTCTCCACTGAAAACAAAATCAAAGCAGTACTACTGAGTCATGGTTCAGTCACACTCTTTTACATCCCTCTTTGCCCTACCCAGGTGGGCCTGCTGAGTGATAGGCTGCTCCAGTTCCTGTCCAAGCTGAAGTTTGCCCTGGCCGTGCTGGTGACCTCCTGGACAGAGAAGAAACAGCGGCGCCAGTCGGCCGGGACCCTCCTGGTCCTGAACGCCTCCCTGTGTCCTCTGCTGCTCTCTGTGGTGGTCCTGTCAGCCATGCTCTCTGCTCCTCTGCTGCCCCTTTTCACCCTGCCCATCTTTCTGGTGGGCTTCCCCAGGCCTCAGCGCAGTTGGCCTGGGCCCGTGGGCACTGCCTGCCCCTGTCCAGACTCCATCTACTACCAGCAGATGAGTGGGAGCCTGGCCTGTGCTCTGAGGAGTGCCTTTGCCAGAGGATCACTTGGTTAGTGGGTCTCACTCTTTAGTTTTCTccctcttactttctctctctttttcttcttgAAGGTTCTTCCCAATCATTGGTGCAGTTAGTGTTTTGATATAAGTGTTTAATCATTTCTAGACATGGCTTTGTGTGTGAAAATAATGTAGCTGATACAAGATTTAATCTATGCCGTTGTACAAAAAAATGGACATACGTTGGTGTTCTGTTCTTACTGCTAGTGGTTGGAAAATCCTTTTCCCAACAGTAGGGTAAAAGAGTCAACTGAAAAAACCTAATGCAGTATCTCAATGAAATGATCTAGGCTCTATTGTGAAATGTATACTATTTTCCATGTTACTGATAGTATACATTTCACAGTACAGAGCCTAGATCATTTAATTGATATACATTATGTGTTGAGCATATGTTCTCACGGTGTTAATAGTGATCAATCACGATGACACTGAACTTTTAGATCAGCTGAGCAGGGACTGTATGCAGATGAAATAGCTGGGTGGGGGAGCCTCTATTGGTTTCATATTAAGAGGAATGTTGTGAGTCGCTCAGTAGAGCCGCCCGGTATAATGCAAGCTTGCAGGATCCAGTTGTGCTTCCTGTGAAGTGATCCGAACAAAATCACTCTTATCTGTGATAATTACGTCAATGTTTCCACACCGTTAACCTCGTAATACTCTTAACCTCACTGGAGCCACTTACTGGAGCCACTTTCAAACACGTTGTTCGGGGCTCTATTTTCTGTCAGGAAGGGGGCAAGGAAAAAACAGCAAGTACAAGCTTCATTATTTATGGGTTGACGACTCAAAAGAGACAAACTGCTACAGGGATGTCTTCACTCCATCTTTTTGTTTTCTTGGCAAGCTGGGGGTGCCTGAGCTGTGATGTATAATTTAGGCTAAGCGCTTGTTGGGTCTTGATACACACAGTAGAAAGAGGAGGGTTTGGAGTGTAGCGTTCTCTTTTTTCCGCTACCCCCTCTGTGACATTGTGGGCAGCGCATCAGTGAGCGGGAGTGGAAAACGCACAGCGTGTCACTTCCCATCATGAGGCGGCGTCTGACTATTCCAAGACGTCGCTATGGGATATGACATTATCCTTGAGCCATGAGAACACGAGTCAAACTTGAAACAAAGCAACTGTCGCTCTGCCACTGCCATTTCACAAAAAACATCTGTCCTTTCTCCCCTCTGTTAACCAAAAATGAAAGGCCCCCTCGTACAAAGTCTACACCCATAAGAAGAATGAATATTTAGAGACTAGTGGAACGTCCAGGGCAGAGAAGAAATTCAATATTTAGATCTCTGTGCAGTCAGGCGGTTTCAACTGTATCATGACCTTCCTGTACAACTGAAATGATAAGCATCAACCTGCAGCTCATCCGGCAGCCAAGTTATCCACAGAGTCAGCCGAGAGACTCACTACTGACGCTAAATGAAAGGGCTGTGTGACCAGGAGGCACTcgtctatgttgtatgtctatgATGTATGGACTCCAAGCTTTATCATCTCCAGACCACAGAGGACATCATCTCTCTGACTGCATGACCTATAATAATAAATTACCACTGGGATGACTGGGACCAAATCTAACACCACTCAAATGCTGCGATGAGAATATGCTATGAATAGAGTCAGCCTTGTCAAAAAGCTTGGCTGGGGGTAAGTGTATGAAGAAGCTGATAGGCCTAAGCTTGTTTTCTTTCCTCCCCTCGTAAGGTGCTCTGACTCCTGGCTCCCACTTCCTGGGTCGCTTCCAGGACCGTGTGGTTTGGATCATGATTTTAGAGAGAGGATATGGCTACTGTACTGTCAACATCAAGGTAGTGGTTCTTTAAATGGTTGTTATTTGTTTGAATCACTATTTTGGGGTGAACATGCAGTGTAGACAACAGATTTGACGGTTGTTTTATTTTAGGGTCTGGAGCTGCAGGAGACCTCGTGCCACACGGTGGAGGCTCGGAGGGTGGATGAGGTGTTTGAGGGGGCCTTTGAGCGCCCTGAGCGGCTTGGCCTCAACCAGGGGATAAACCTGCACTGGGGAAACGCCCTCACCCCATGTGCTGCCCTGCCTGTGCGCGTCTACTCCGACGCCCGCAATGTACTTTCGGGCATCATTGACTCGCATGACAACCTGAGGAAGCTCCAGGATGACTTCCTGAAGGCCCTGGTGTGGCTGCTGCTGAGGAATTGTGTCCAGAGACTAAAGGCATTTCCCTGGGGCACTGAGGCGGGGACAGGGGGCGGGGGCACGAAGTCTCAGTCCTCCCAGCTTGGCCAATCGACTGTCACCCAGCCTGCAGAGGCTATCATGGTGGAGTCCAACATCTCCTCTCTCAAGTTTAGACGGGACAGCTCCAGTTTGACCTCCTTTGGTGACTGGTCAGATGAGGATGACCTGTTTGGGCCTCAGCCAGCCAGGCGGACAGTGGCGTTGGTAAGTACGGAGGCCCAGCTGGGGGAGACAGTGCTCCAGACAGGCCCCTCACTGCcaggctctgtggagatggacaGTCTGTTTGAGAACATGGCCCTCTCTGCCCTTCAGCCCTTGCAACCTCTGGGTTTGGGTCTGGGTCTGCCAGCTGTGGACAAAGGCAGGAACCCTGAAGTCCCCCACACAAAGTCCTCCGGCACCATGGCCCATGAAAACTTCAGTTGCCCCCACTCTGAGTTGTTCAGCCTGCCCCCTGGGTGGAGGACAGCCCCCTTGTTACCATTCCGATTACAGCAGCTCACGCCTTTGTTCCCTGAGGAGTGGTTTCGGTTCACTTTGGGAAGGTTGGCGCTGGCCGTTCAGGACGAGGCTTCGGAGGATGTGGCCAAATCCCTGAAGGAGGATGGGGGGCTGAGGGACCTCCATGCCCAGGTGGCCCTGTCATGCCTCATCTCCCTGGGGGCAGAGTCTGCCTTCACCAGCCCCAGCTATGTGTACAGGGTGTACAGTGGGGACGTGCCTTGGACAGAGGGGCTGAAGTGGCTTTCTGAAAACAAAGAACTTTACCAGCTTGCACTTAAGGCTTTCAGGTAAAGAGGGCAGGGGTGAAACATGGGTGTAGTTTGTGCCCAACTTAGAGAATCTAAAACTTGCAAACTGGATGTGTGTTATACATATTCAATGTTTCTATCCAAAGTTTGTCCCTGTAACTCCGGATCTATTTGCTTTCAGGTACAGTTTCAAGCTTCTGTTTGATCAGGCGAGTTTGGGGCCCATGGAGAGTCTTGATGAGCTGTTCAGCACCCTGGAGGAGTATGAGAGGGACTGGTACATTGGCCTGGTGGCTGAGAAAGGCTGGCAGGACAGTGTCCTACAGGAGAAACCTTTCCTCTTCTCACTGGGCCATGACCTCACCATGGTAACCTTACTGACCACACTGTTTTTCTTGTTACTAAGTAACCCACTATGGTAACCTAACAAACACCTGTTCTTTGGGTTAGCCATAAACTTGGTCTTTGTTGGTAGCATGTATTAAGTGGTCCTGTCTTTGGCAGTGGTCAGTACAGTAAGTGACCCCTACCtgcttgtctcctctctccacagggAACTTACACAGGGCGGGTTCTGTCCCTGCAGGAGCAGCTGGTTCAGGTAGGCCATCTGAACGGGGAGGGGGTGCGTGGCCAGTGGGCTAACCTGTCCTGGGAGCTGCTCTACGCCACCAACGACGACGAGGAGCGCTACAGCATCCAGGCCCACCCCATCATGCTGAGAAACCTCACTGTCCAGGCAGCCGACCCCCCTCTGGGGTACCCCATCTACTCCTCTGTCCCCCTGCACCTCCCCTGCTTCTAACACCCAAACCTTGTCCTCTCCCTGGGACCTTCAGACTCTCCTCTGCTGGCCTCCTATAAACACCCCGTCTCTGGTTTGCCCAGCTTTATCACTGGGTAGGCCCTATGTTGTGGCCTGTATGTGT
This genomic stretch from Oncorhynchus keta strain PuntledgeMale-10-30-2019 chromosome 29, Oket_V2, whole genome shotgun sequence harbors:
- the LOC118362570 gene encoding pecanex-like protein 4 is translated as MVRMGPDVPLLNEYKQEFFWKRFPQTVLGGPRFKLGYCAPPYVYVNQVVLFLTPWLLGGIGTLLCQLQLLEELHAAMLSGLLMLGAAVGVQALALYAARRNAMVERLGVPNILADEEEVEFTHCVGPETVRFIAPGKRFGLNVVLHTLLAGALCGLGTWYVLLGRLTALYGSVGVALVVFVLSWVTLCTAEYSLIVNTATETATFQAQDTYEITPLTRPLYILAFIAVDLADRFTGPVPELQLTSQVLHVVFLVLPLLWALGMLSPLDALLLWGMEQALVFGLGGSPMSSNLRLLGMFAMSVCVTVCTFFIPSTLGVVLFSMAMGFLLSLDLSQFGTYCGGGSRGACGDSGWHRGASPAPPSLFGWRLGCSELLLYLGLLLGAMTEAGLLHHFLSPSQTQNLARVSQDAVSYLLIALFIICWALREIQGAYVFGGVFLNPLYPRGMANVRVFKQRSRGLHMAGAIRRVLLNLVSPFAMVAFLALDGSIQQLHTASLSVGFTRAFRVVWQSSEDALLQMVVVVSVRLAAGDTRLPGWDSLGTGVQLLLVGLLSDRLLQFLSKLKFALAVLVTSWTEKKQRRQSAGTLLVLNASLCPLLLSVVVLSAMLSAPLLPLFTLPIFLVGFPRPQRSWPGPVGTACPCPDSIYYQQMSGSLACALRSAFARGSLGALTPGSHFLGRFQDRVVWIMILERGYGYCTVNIKGLELQETSCHTVEARRVDEVFEGAFERPERLGLNQGINLHWGNALTPCAALPVRVYSDARNVLSGIIDSHDNLRKLQDDFLKALVWLLLRNCVQRLKAFPWGTEAGTGGGGTKSQSSQLGQSTVTQPAEAIMVESNISSLKFRRDSSSLTSFGDWSDEDDLFGPQPARRTVALVSTEAQLGETVLQTGPSLPGSVEMDSLFENMALSALQPLQPLGLGLGLPAVDKGRNPEVPHTKSSGTMAHENFSCPHSELFSLPPGWRTAPLLPFRLQQLTPLFPEEWFRFTLGRLALAVQDEASEDVAKSLKEDGGLRDLHAQVALSCLISLGAESAFTSPSYVYRVYSGDVPWTEGLKWLSENKELYQLALKAFRYSFKLLFDQASLGPMESLDELFSTLEEYERDWYIGLVAEKGWQDSVLQEKPFLFSLGHDLTMGTYTGRVLSLQEQLVQVGHLNGEGVRGQWANLSWELLYATNDDEERYSIQAHPIMLRNLTVQAADPPLGYPIYSSVPLHLPCF